Proteins from a single region of Styela clava chromosome 1, kaStyClav1.hap1.2, whole genome shotgun sequence:
- the LOC120341917 gene encoding uncharacterized protein LOC120341917, protein MASTVEVRLELGHKAKVRDVPSPEGHTHDWEVFVKGTGIKIEYFVEKVVFWLHDSYEPPGRVIKHPPYKVKESGFAGFNMLIDVHFRNKEAPKNVRFQYDLFLHTESMPPVNHTRLEKLTFTNPTEDFRKKLLSAGAVLGTASPESRHSSKDRSSRTTSPSSKKELSKSRDSSKHRESSKSNHPERKRSSSHSKKDGRIAVKDMKKHDENFKLPKNLSSSEKRPKEEGSEKSETYHHERGRPEKRRSVAGEDDGNKKKKKKHSDDAPQRPKSLNVSSGPTPNTQKKDKEKIRRIKEKPDLMAGLFAPGNSINMTQIKQSKVKQEDMKIKKEKGSSSTPSRNSPHPSTQEEANVVHSAKISPGGNLTLKIKREKVPSTEKDKNSKESVANPIQKSKRRGSVEKERKHHKDSSSKTKVSEKKQEFKKMIMSSDSSSSGSDMDISESDTSADEKRSHKIKVHIPNVEEKPKTKIKTGSNVTKESLKPKLEKKSISTIVKQEPKVKTENSSHTNSPSYSKPVVTKEKSRKNSVSKKERSDKVSMKHKKSSKDPDKDHSERESTPSNKPKKHKRSSKEKVLIKQSSKDEKRFSPLGKDKKLSSTPNTERIAPKKKSESHSSPISKNLEASSPASVTKNKKISSPKPSNRQSKSPKSGSMLITKEKDSSSKKEFHKRPSSVPSKKPSSKLSQKREEKPKPVYKSRSYVETSSDDSVDSDAEIPPPIAHKDIPKKITPIRKASISSQSSAFSGNHSVTSDDEKNHVAEKNTPISANIARSNSSSSSDSSDDELNMSGLPLENTAHLSVISPIRDSHTEHTIDATTAYQDMEMSDSSDDSSYHEPVEENKHQMQENITEYPVSEVKVSHEDREKKFQNLGLSNNFDTSSEDESDTPLEKPFQSQREYSEPSIENDTRSVEQQGSSTELPIVVTKVGNVSSYPRMNDTLYQELQELQRKISYVTDVDRLRKIASIVAKSKKLVRNEEYFDFDLCSLDNTTINKIQKHLKAV, encoded by the coding sequence ATGGCTTCAACTGTGGAGGTCCGGTTAGAATTGGGACACAAAGCCAAAGTGAGGGATGTTCCTTCACCTGAGGGCCATACTCATGATTGGGAAGTTTTTGTCAAAGGCACTggaattaaaattgaatattttgttgaaaaagttGTTTTTTGGCTTCACGACTCCTATGAACCACCAGGGAGAGTCATAAAGCACCCTCCATATAAAGTTAAAGAATCTGGTTTTGCTGGGTTCAACATGCTCATTGATGTTCATTTTCGCAATAAAGAAGCacctaaaaatgttcgattTCAGTATGATTTATTTTTGCACACAGAGTCAATGCCGCCTGTTAATCATACTCGGCTTGAGAAATTGACTTTTACAAACCCAACTGAGGACTTTCGTAAAAAGTTACTCAGCGCTGGCGCAGTGTTGGGTACTGCTTCGCCAGAATCCCGACATTCTTCCAAAGATCGCTCCTCCAGGACCACAAGTCCGTCATCTAAAAAAGAGTTGAGCAAATCTAGGGATAGTTCAAAACATCGGGAGAGCAGTAAATCAAATCATCCAGAACGTAAAAGAAGCAGTTCTCATTCAAAAAAAGATGGTAGAATCGCGGTGAAAGACATGAAGAAacatgatgaaaattttaaacttcCTAAGAATCTAAGTTCATCAGAAAAGAGGCCGAAAGAAGAAGGGAGTGAGAAATCAGAAACGTATCATCATGAGAGAGGAAGACCAGAGAAACGAAGATCAGTTGCTGGGGAAGATGATGGtaataaaaagaagaaaaaaaaacattctgaTGACGCACCACAGAGACCAAAATCTCTTAATGTTTCATCTGGTCCCACCCCTAATACACAAAAGAAAGACAAAGAGAAAATAAGAAGGATTAAGGAAAAGCCTGATTTAATGGCAGGATTATTTGCTCCAGGTAACAGCATTAACATGACACAAATTAAGCAATCAAAAGTAAAGCAAGAGGATATGAAGATCAAAAAGGAAAAAGGTTCCTCTTCAACACCTTCAAGAAATTCACCTCATCCTTCCACTCAAGAAGAAGCGAATGTTGTTCACTCTGCCAAAATTTCACCTGGTGGTAATTTGACATTGAAAATCAAAAGAGAAAAAGTACCTAGTACGGAAAAAGATAAGAATTCAAAAGAATCTGTTGCCAATCCAATACAAAAGAGCAAACGAAGAGGATCAGTTGAAAAAGAAAGGAAGCACCATAAGGATTCTTCTAGCAAAACAAAAGTCTCAGAAAAGAAACAGGaattcaaaaaaatgataatgtCTTCCGACTCTTCTTCTAGTGGAAGTGACATGGACATCAGTGAATCAGATACATCTGCTGATGAAAAGCGGTCTCATAAAATAAAAGTTCATATCCCAAATGTGGAAGAAAAACCCAAAACTAAGATCAAAACTGGAAGCAATGTTACAAAAGAGTCTCTAAAaccaaaacttgaaaaaaagagTATTTCTACAATAGTAAAACAGGAACCAAAAGTGAAAACAGAAAATTCATCACACACAAATTCTCCTAGTTATTCTAAACCTGTTGTAACGAAAGAAAAGTCACGGAAAAATAGTGTAAGTAAAAAAGAAAGAAGTGATAAAGTATCAATGAAGCATAAGAAATCAagcaaagatccagataaagATCATTCTGAAAGGGAAAGCACACCATCAAATAAACCTAAAAAACATAAACGATCGTCAAAAGAAAAGGTGTTGATAAAACAATCATCAAAAGATGAAAAGCGTTTTTCTCCATTAGGAAAGGATAAAAAATTAAGTTCTACTCCCAACACTGAACGGATTGCACCCAAAAAGAAATCAGAGTCCCACTCTTCACCCATCTCTAAAAACTTAGAAGCATCGTCACCTGCAAGCGtcactaaaaataaaaagatttcaaGCCCCAAGCCGAGCAATAGGCAAAGCAAGAGCCCTAAATCTGGGAGCATGTTAATAACAAAAGAGAAGGATTCTAGTTCAAAGAAAGAGTTTCATAAAAGACCTTCATCTGTGCCAAGTAAAAAGCCAAGTTCAAAATTATCTCAAAAACGTGAGGAAAAACCCAAACCAGTATATAAGAGCAGATCGTATGTTGAAACAAGTAGTGATGATAGTGTTGACAGCGATGCCGAAATTCCACCACCCATTGCACATAAAGATATACCAAAGAAGATAACTCCAATCAGAAAAGCATCAATTTCTTCTCAGTCATCAGCGTTTTCAGGTAATCATTCTGTTACATCTGATGATGAAAAGAATCATGTGGCGGAGAAAAATACTCCAATTTCTGCCAATATTGCTCGTTCAAACTCATCATCGAGTTCCGATTCATCAGACGATGAGTTGAATATGAGTGGTCTTCCTCTCGAAAACACTGCACATTTGTCGGTAATATCTCCGATTCGAGATTCTCACACTGAACATACTATTGATGCAACAACAGCATACCAAGATATGGAAATGTCAGATTCTAGCGATGATAGTTCGTACCATGAGCCTGTTGAGGAAAACAAACATCAAATGCAAGAAAACATTACTGAATATCCTGTTTCAGAAGTAAAAGTTTCACATGAAGACagggaaaaaaaatttcaaaacttggGTCTTTCAAATAACTTCGACACAAGTTCAGAAGATGAGTCTGATACTCCGTTAGAAAAACCATTTCAAAGCCAGCGAGAGTATTCTGAGCCTTCTATTGAAAATGATACCCGCAGTGTTGAACAGCAAGGTAGTTCTACTGAATTGCCCATTGTTGTAACCAAAGTAGGAAATGTTAGTAGCTATCCCCGAATGAACGATACACTTTATCAAGAGCTACAAGAACTTCAAAGGAAAATCTCTTATGTTACAGATGTTGATAGACTTCGGAAAATTGCTTCAATTGTCGCAAAATCAAAAAAACTTGTTAGAAATGAAGAATATTTTGACTTTGATCTTTGTTCTTTAGATAATAcaacaataaacaaaattcaaaaacatttaaaagCGGTTTAA
- the LOC120347946 gene encoding uncharacterized protein LOC120347946 isoform X1, whose protein sequence is MAKSHKKKGKKIRAKTTLPPVKETDKQHGDKVKRSVSNPPANQQKQRRKRVSVSNQLPPNKLPNHTSLRERNKSSLQNAVNNSSPQGTALIDAFSNLSITKDAKPSENRARQPKRHFSTDSSGKKGSKNSDSNKYNLENIARLITSGRAKNIIVMAGAGISTGSGIPDFRTPGTGLYDNLQKYRIPSPTAIFDMEYFHYDPKPFFTLAKELYPDGKYRPCTPHHFVKFLHDKGLLLRMYTQNIDGLERIAGIPSEKLVEAHGTFSTASCTKCGKKHNGQDIKIKVMNGIIPRCQSSGLCWGIVKPDIVFFGEDLPRRFYYYLKDFPQCDLLIIMGTSLEVEPFASLTTSVRLNTPRLLLNKTLVGPFKSRSQRRAFDVGVTGDFTDTFNRFLTLLGWKDEFNNMVELAKLEEVSEEKDEKSDSSSYDSGVSLSDGSNNSDRKKGKPLPPPDTNIKRYFHTIRSTPLSKPNSALFSASSDVSYYSYIKDKSSGLTTPSTNYNIASQTNNSIAIQYAQTVPSRKNSTPARNSVKKFGTCVRTRKNDISSSESSIDNDSTSDSNYQTSSDDSSS, encoded by the exons ATGGCAAAGTCTCACAAGAAAAAGG GTAAAAAGATCAGAGCAAAAACAACTCTTCCACCTGTAAAAGAAACTGATAAACAACATGGCGATAAAGTTAAGAGATCTGTCTCAAATCCTCCTGCGAATCAACAGAAGCAG cgtAGGAAACGAGTGTCAGTAAGTAACCAACTGCCCCCCAACAAACTTCCCAATCATACATCATTAcgtgaaagaaataaaagttCATTGCAAAATGCTGTCAATAACTCTTCCCCACAGGGCACTGCACTTATTGATGCTTTTTCAAATCTATCAATAACAAAGGATGCAAAACCTTCAGAAAATAGAGCAAG ACAACCGAAACGTCACTTCTCTACTGATAGCAGTGGAAAAAAGGGATCTAAGAATTctgattcaaataaatataatttggaAAACATCGCTAGACTTATCACATCAGGCagagcaaaaaatattattgtaatGGCAGGAGCTGGCATAAGTACTGGGAGTGGAATTCCTGATTTCAG GACTCCAGGGACAGGTCTTTATGACAACCTTCAGAAATATAGGATTCCTTCACCGACTGCAATATTTGATATGGAATATTTTCATTATGATCCAAAACCATTTTTTACTCTTGCCAAAGAGCTTTATCCAGATGGAAAATACAGACCATGCACACCAcatcattttgttaaatttcttCATGATAAAGGATTATTATTGAGAATGTATACTCAAAATATTGATGGATTAGAAAGAA TTGCTGGCATTCCTTCTGAAAAGTTAGTTGAAGCCCACGGAACATTTTCTACAGCTTCTTGTACTAAATGCGGGAAGAAGCACAATGGACAAGATATAAAG ATTAAAGTGATGAATGGTATCATACCACGTTGTCAGTCATCAGGACTTTGTTGGGGAATCGTAAAACCGGACATTGTATTTTTTGGAGAAGATCTACCAAGACGTTTTTATTATTACCTGAAAGATTTTCCACAATGTGATCTTTTAATCATCATGGGAACTTCACTTGAAGTTGAACCATTTGCCAGTCTAACAACATCAGTTAGATTGAATACTCCTCGGTTACTACTAAATAAAACTCTAGTTGGTCCATTCAAGAGCCGAAGTCAACGAAGAGCTTTTGATGTTGGAGTTACCGGTGACTTCACTGATACGTTTAATAG attTTTAACATTGTTGGGTTGGAAAGATGAATTCAACAACATGGTGGAACTTGCAAAATTAGAAGAG GTCTCTGaagaaaaagatgaaaaatCTGATTCTAGCTCTTACGACAGTGGAGTTTCATTATCCGATGGATCAAATAACTCCGATCGCAAGAAAGGAAAACCTCTTCCGCCACCTGATACCAATATTAAGAGATATTTTCATACGATACGTTCTACTCCTCTATCAAAACCTAACTCAGCACTTTTTTCTGCCTCTAGTGATGTGTCATATTATAGTTATATCAAAGACAAGTCTTCTGGTCTGACCACTCCATCAACAAACTACAATATAGCGTCCCAAACAAATAACTCTATAGCAATTCAATATGCGCAAACTGTCCCTAGCAGAAAAAACAGTACGCCTGCTCGAAACAGTGTCAAAAAATTTGGCACGTGTGTGCGCACCAGGAAGAATGACATTTCAAGCTCTGAGTCATCTATTGACAATGATTCAACTTCTGATTCTAATTATCAAACTTCTTCAGACGATTCATCTTCTTAG
- the LOC120347946 gene encoding NAD-dependent protein deacetylase sirtuin-3-like isoform X2 — protein MAIKLRDLSQILLRINRSRKRVSVSNQLPPNKLPNHTSLRERNKSSLQNAVNNSSPQGTALIDAFSNLSITKDAKPSENRARQPKRHFSTDSSGKKGSKNSDSNKYNLENIARLITSGRAKNIIVMAGAGISTGSGIPDFRTPGTGLYDNLQKYRIPSPTAIFDMEYFHYDPKPFFTLAKELYPDGKYRPCTPHHFVKFLHDKGLLLRMYTQNIDGLERIAGIPSEKLVEAHGTFSTASCTKCGKKHNGQDIKIKVMNGIIPRCQSSGLCWGIVKPDIVFFGEDLPRRFYYYLKDFPQCDLLIIMGTSLEVEPFASLTTSVRLNTPRLLLNKTLVGPFKSRSQRRAFDVGVTGDFTDTFNRFLTLLGWKDEFNNMVELAKLEEVSEEKDEKSDSSSYDSGVSLSDGSNNSDRKKGKPLPPPDTNIKRYFHTIRSTPLSKPNSALFSASSDVSYYSYIKDKSSGLTTPSTNYNIASQTNNSIAIQYAQTVPSRKNSTPARNSVKKFGTCVRTRKNDISSSESSIDNDSTSDSNYQTSSDDSSS, from the exons ATGGCGATAAAGTTAAGAGATCTGTCTCAAATCCTCCTGCGAATCAACAGAAGCAG GAAACGAGTGTCAGTAAGTAACCAACTGCCCCCCAACAAACTTCCCAATCATACATCATTAcgtgaaagaaataaaagttCATTGCAAAATGCTGTCAATAACTCTTCCCCACAGGGCACTGCACTTATTGATGCTTTTTCAAATCTATCAATAACAAAGGATGCAAAACCTTCAGAAAATAGAGCAAG ACAACCGAAACGTCACTTCTCTACTGATAGCAGTGGAAAAAAGGGATCTAAGAATTctgattcaaataaatataatttggaAAACATCGCTAGACTTATCACATCAGGCagagcaaaaaatattattgtaatGGCAGGAGCTGGCATAAGTACTGGGAGTGGAATTCCTGATTTCAG GACTCCAGGGACAGGTCTTTATGACAACCTTCAGAAATATAGGATTCCTTCACCGACTGCAATATTTGATATGGAATATTTTCATTATGATCCAAAACCATTTTTTACTCTTGCCAAAGAGCTTTATCCAGATGGAAAATACAGACCATGCACACCAcatcattttgttaaatttcttCATGATAAAGGATTATTATTGAGAATGTATACTCAAAATATTGATGGATTAGAAAGAA TTGCTGGCATTCCTTCTGAAAAGTTAGTTGAAGCCCACGGAACATTTTCTACAGCTTCTTGTACTAAATGCGGGAAGAAGCACAATGGACAAGATATAAAG ATTAAAGTGATGAATGGTATCATACCACGTTGTCAGTCATCAGGACTTTGTTGGGGAATCGTAAAACCGGACATTGTATTTTTTGGAGAAGATCTACCAAGACGTTTTTATTATTACCTGAAAGATTTTCCACAATGTGATCTTTTAATCATCATGGGAACTTCACTTGAAGTTGAACCATTTGCCAGTCTAACAACATCAGTTAGATTGAATACTCCTCGGTTACTACTAAATAAAACTCTAGTTGGTCCATTCAAGAGCCGAAGTCAACGAAGAGCTTTTGATGTTGGAGTTACCGGTGACTTCACTGATACGTTTAATAG attTTTAACATTGTTGGGTTGGAAAGATGAATTCAACAACATGGTGGAACTTGCAAAATTAGAAGAG GTCTCTGaagaaaaagatgaaaaatCTGATTCTAGCTCTTACGACAGTGGAGTTTCATTATCCGATGGATCAAATAACTCCGATCGCAAGAAAGGAAAACCTCTTCCGCCACCTGATACCAATATTAAGAGATATTTTCATACGATACGTTCTACTCCTCTATCAAAACCTAACTCAGCACTTTTTTCTGCCTCTAGTGATGTGTCATATTATAGTTATATCAAAGACAAGTCTTCTGGTCTGACCACTCCATCAACAAACTACAATATAGCGTCCCAAACAAATAACTCTATAGCAATTCAATATGCGCAAACTGTCCCTAGCAGAAAAAACAGTACGCCTGCTCGAAACAGTGTCAAAAAATTTGGCACGTGTGTGCGCACCAGGAAGAATGACATTTCAAGCTCTGAGTCATCTATTGACAATGATTCAACTTCTGATTCTAATTATCAAACTTCTTCAGACGATTCATCTTCTTAG